From the genome of Edaphobacter dinghuensis, one region includes:
- a CDS encoding DnaJ C-terminal domain-containing protein — protein MATQTKDYYGTLGVKKTATADDIRKAFRKAARKYHPDVNPGDKKAEEKFKEISEANDVLSDDKKRKIYDQFGFYSDNIDPAAAEAAARGGYGGGFPGGGGGGRSRAGGGAQEVPFDFGGFDFSDFQAGARGGQQESGGGFGGSFKDIFSGMFTGGGQKAQRGPQPGTDLEYQVSIDFWTAVRGGVTRLEIQRQEVCPSCKGKSTTGGSIECPECHGSGQVTQMGGRMKFNIQCPQCGGTGKIQNACKTCDGAGVVIKREPLEFRIKPGTRDGQRIRLAGKGNAGTNGGPAGDLFLIIKVGTNPTFSRSGDDIYVTVPVTVTEAALGAKIEVPTIDGRTQLKIPPGTQAGQKLRLREKGVQSAAREGTRGDQIVEVKVVVPKVQDERSKEILRELAKLNPDDPRVGLFEGV, from the coding sequence ATGGCGACACAGACGAAAGATTATTACGGCACGCTGGGCGTGAAGAAGACGGCGACTGCGGATGACATTCGCAAGGCGTTCAGGAAGGCTGCACGCAAATATCATCCGGACGTAAATCCGGGCGACAAGAAGGCTGAGGAGAAGTTCAAAGAGATCTCCGAGGCGAACGATGTTTTAAGCGACGACAAGAAGCGCAAGATCTACGACCAGTTCGGCTTCTACTCCGACAATATCGATCCGGCGGCGGCTGAGGCTGCGGCTCGCGGCGGCTATGGCGGCGGCTTTCCGGGCGGAGGTGGCGGCGGACGGTCACGGGCAGGCGGCGGCGCGCAGGAGGTTCCGTTCGACTTCGGGGGCTTCGACTTCTCGGACTTTCAGGCGGGCGCTCGCGGCGGACAGCAGGAATCGGGCGGCGGATTTGGCGGCAGCTTCAAGGACATCTTCAGCGGGATGTTCACCGGCGGAGGCCAGAAGGCGCAGCGTGGGCCGCAGCCGGGCACCGATCTTGAGTATCAGGTCAGCATCGACTTCTGGACGGCGGTGCGCGGCGGCGTGACGCGGCTGGAGATTCAGCGGCAGGAGGTCTGCCCGTCGTGCAAAGGCAAATCGACGACCGGCGGCAGCATCGAGTGCCCGGAGTGCCACGGCAGCGGGCAGGTGACGCAGATGGGAGGACGGATGAAGTTCAACATCCAGTGCCCGCAGTGCGGCGGTACAGGCAAGATACAGAACGCCTGCAAGACCTGCGATGGTGCGGGAGTTGTGATCAAGCGCGAGCCGCTGGAGTTCCGCATCAAGCCAGGGACGCGCGACGGCCAGAGGATTCGGCTGGCGGGCAAGGGCAACGCCGGGACGAACGGCGGCCCTGCGGGCGATCTGTTCCTGATCATCAAGGTCGGGACGAATCCGACCTTCAGCCGCAGCGGTGACGATATTTATGTCACCGTTCCGGTTACAGTTACGGAGGCGGCGCTGGGCGCGAAGATTGAGGTGCCTACGATTGACGGGCGAACGCAGTTGAAGATTCCGCCGGGGACGCAGGCGGGGCAGAAGCTGCGGCTGCGCGAGAAGGGCGTGCAGAGCGCGGCCCGCGAAGGCACGCGCGGCGACCAGATTGTAGAAGTAAAGGTCGTGGTGCCGAAGGTGCAGGATGAACGGAGCAAGGAGATTCTGCGCGAGTTGGCGAAGCTGAATCCGGACGATCCGCGAGTCGGTTTGTTTGAGGGAGTGTAG
- a CDS encoding Fpg/Nei family DNA glycosylase yields MPEGNEIHRWAERHAAAFAGRPVKVDGPQGRFTDAAVIDGRKLVRVMAVGKHLGYDFGKDRILHVHLGLQGDFTEGSGPLLEVRGALRLRMWNAAAVKRPAEPGVSKRHGWYSEDDGTGHVAPKKVAWVELRGPMDCSVYTQAMWEKLLKRLGPDPLNGDGPEKMIAKVRKSKKAIGALLMDQTVAAGVGNIYRAELLYRARLNPFTPGNEVEEKRLRSIWKDAGGLMKAGMVDRRIVTTRASDRPHRRGKVLKEEAHYVYRRQGRECFVCGTKILTKVMAGRNLFWCPTCQAGKKQEE; encoded by the coding sequence ATGCCGGAAGGAAACGAGATACACCGATGGGCTGAGCGGCACGCGGCGGCGTTTGCCGGAAGGCCGGTGAAGGTAGACGGGCCGCAGGGTCGGTTTACCGATGCGGCGGTGATCGACGGACGCAAGCTGGTGCGCGTGATGGCGGTCGGCAAGCACTTGGGCTATGACTTCGGCAAAGACCGGATTCTGCATGTGCATCTCGGCTTGCAGGGAGATTTCACGGAGGGCTCGGGGCCGTTGCTTGAAGTGCGTGGAGCGCTGCGGCTGCGGATGTGGAATGCGGCGGCGGTGAAGCGTCCGGCTGAGCCGGGTGTGAGCAAGCGGCACGGCTGGTACTCGGAGGATGACGGCACGGGGCATGTTGCTCCCAAGAAGGTTGCGTGGGTTGAGCTGCGTGGACCGATGGACTGCTCGGTGTACACGCAGGCGATGTGGGAGAAGCTGCTGAAGCGGCTGGGTCCCGATCCTTTGAACGGCGATGGGCCGGAGAAGATGATTGCAAAAGTTCGCAAGAGCAAGAAGGCGATTGGCGCTTTGTTGATGGACCAGACGGTAGCGGCAGGGGTTGGAAATATCTATCGTGCGGAGTTGCTTTATCGGGCGAGGCTGAATCCGTTTACTCCGGGCAATGAGGTGGAGGAGAAGCGGCTGCGGTCGATATGGAAGGATGCGGGGGGTTTGATGAAGGCGGGCATGGTCGACCGGCGCATTGTGACGACCAGGGCTTCGGACCGTCCTCATCGAAGGGGCAAGGTGCTGAAGGAAGAGGCGCACTATGTCTATCGGCGGCAGGGCAGAGAGTGCTTTGTCTGCGGGACGAAGATTTTGACGAAGGTGATGGCTGGGCGGAATTTGTTCTGGTGTCCGACATGCCAGGCTGGGAAGAAGCAAGAGGAGTAA
- the dnaK gene encoding molecular chaperone DnaK → MAKIIGIDLGTTNSCVAVMEGGEPKVIPNEEGGRTTPSVVAFTKSGERLVGQVAKRQAITNPENTIYSIKRFMGRRFNEVNDEMKMVPYKVVQQGDHIAVVAQGKEYTAPEVSAMILQKLKKAAEDYLGQSVTEAVITVPAYFNDAQRQATKDAGKIAGLDVKRIVNEPTAAALAYGLDKKKDETIAVYDFGGGTFDVSILEVGEGVIEVKSTNGDTHLGGDNLDQRIVDWLISEFKQETGLDLTSKGNEMALQRLKDAAERAKIELSTAQETEINLPFITADASGPKHLVRKLTRAKLESLVDDLLQRSIGPCKQAMKDAGIDASKIDEVVLVGGQTRMPKIQQLVKELFGKEPNKGVNPDEVVAIGAAVQAGVLAGEVKDLLLLDVTPLTLSIETMGGVATSMIARNTTIPTKKSETFSTAADNQTEVEVHVLQGERPMAAQNRTLGKFKLGGIPNAPRGVPQIEVTFDIDANGILNVTAKDNATGKDQKITITSSSGLSKEEVERMAKDAEAHAAEDKEQRDAVEARNGLDSLVYNVEKMVKDAGDKVADPDKSEVEAALADAKSTLAGTPGATELNAAKDKLTAVSHKLAEAMYKAAAAAPPTDGATAAEGVTEEPKKDEGVIDAEYVDVDEKK, encoded by the coding sequence ATGGCAAAGATTATCGGTATTGACCTGGGAACCACGAATTCGTGCGTAGCCGTTATGGAAGGCGGCGAGCCGAAGGTGATTCCCAATGAAGAGGGCGGACGAACGACGCCTTCTGTCGTTGCGTTTACGAAGAGCGGGGAGCGTCTGGTGGGCCAGGTGGCCAAGCGCCAGGCGATTACGAACCCCGAGAACACGATTTACTCGATCAAGCGCTTTATGGGGCGTCGCTTCAATGAAGTGAATGACGAGATGAAGATGGTGCCGTACAAGGTTGTGCAGCAGGGCGACCATATCGCCGTGGTGGCGCAGGGCAAGGAGTACACCGCGCCTGAGGTTTCGGCGATGATTTTGCAGAAGTTGAAGAAGGCTGCGGAAGATTATCTCGGACAGTCGGTGACGGAGGCCGTCATTACGGTTCCGGCGTACTTCAACGACGCGCAGCGGCAGGCTACTAAGGATGCCGGAAAGATTGCCGGACTTGACGTCAAGCGCATTGTGAACGAGCCGACGGCGGCTGCTTTGGCCTACGGTCTCGATAAGAAGAAGGACGAGACGATTGCCGTGTATGACTTCGGCGGCGGAACGTTCGACGTCTCGATTCTTGAGGTTGGCGAGGGCGTGATCGAGGTGAAGTCGACCAATGGCGATACGCACCTTGGCGGCGACAATCTCGACCAGCGCATTGTGGATTGGCTGATCTCGGAGTTCAAGCAGGAAACCGGGCTTGACCTGACCTCGAAGGGCAACGAGATGGCGCTGCAGCGGTTGAAGGATGCCGCGGAGCGCGCGAAGATCGAGCTGTCGACGGCGCAGGAGACGGAGATCAATCTGCCGTTCATCACTGCCGATGCGAGCGGGCCGAAGCACCTGGTTCGTAAGCTGACGCGGGCGAAGCTGGAGTCGCTGGTTGACGACCTGTTGCAGCGGTCGATTGGGCCGTGCAAGCAGGCGATGAAGGATGCGGGCATCGACGCGAGCAAGATCGACGAAGTGGTTCTGGTCGGCGGTCAAACGCGTATGCCGAAGATCCAGCAACTGGTGAAGGAGCTGTTCGGAAAAGAGCCCAACAAGGGCGTCAATCCGGATGAAGTCGTTGCTATCGGCGCGGCGGTTCAGGCTGGCGTGCTGGCGGGTGAGGTGAAGGACTTGCTGCTGCTCGACGTGACACCGCTGACTCTCTCTATCGAGACGATGGGCGGCGTAGCGACCAGCATGATTGCACGCAACACCACGATTCCGACGAAGAAGTCGGAGACGTTCTCGACGGCGGCAGATAATCAGACCGAGGTCGAAGTGCATGTGCTGCAGGGCGAGCGCCCGATGGCGGCGCAGAACCGGACGCTGGGCAAGTTCAAGCTGGGCGGGATTCCGAATGCACCGCGTGGCGTGCCGCAGATCGAGGTCACGTTCGACATCGACGCCAACGGCATTCTGAATGTCACGGCGAAGGACAACGCGACCGGCAAGGACCAGAAGATTACGATTACGAGTTCTTCGGGTCTAAGCAAAGAAGAGGTTGAGCGGATGGCGAAGGACGCCGAGGCTCACGCTGCCGAGGACAAGGAACAGCGCGATGCGGTTGAAGCGCGCAACGGCCTGGACTCGCTGGTATACAACGTCGAGAAGATGGTGAAGGATGCCGGCGACAAGGTTGCCGACCCGGATAAGAGCGAGGTTGAAGCAGCTTTGGCTGATGCGAAGAGCACGCTGGCGGGCACGCCGGGTGCGACGGAGCTGAACGCCGCCAAGGACAAGCTGACGGCTGTTAGCCACAAGCTGGCCGAGGCGATGTACAAGGCTGCGGCTGCTGCTCCGCCGACCGATGGCGCGACGGCTGCTGAAGGTGTTACCGAAGAGCCGAAGAAGGACGAAGGCGTCATCGATGCGGAGTATGTCGATGTCGATGAAAAGAAGTAA